AGAGGGGCTGCTCCGGCGGCTGGTCTCCGGGTCGCTCGTGCTCGACGTGGTCGAGGACGTCGACTGCTCGGTCCTGATGGCCGAGAAACACCGCGACCGAGGCGTCGTCGAGCGCCTGTTCGGGAACCGGTGACTTGCAGGTGATCGACCCGTCCCCGGATCACTCCGCGTCGGTTCGTGCGTCTCCGTCGCCGGTCATTTCAGTGAACGCCACTAGTGGGCCCATGTCCGGATCGCACTCCAGACGCGCTTTCCTCGCGACCGCGGCGACGGCCGCAGTCGGATCGCAACTGGCTGCCTCTGGGACAATCCGGAGTCCTCGGACGGCCACCTGTTTGTCGAGAACACCGCCACCCAGGAGTCGGCGATCGGCCTCACAGTGACGCCCGGTACCGACCAGGAAGGCGATCCCGTCGTGTCGGGCTGGTACCGGCTCCCCGCCGACACCGGCTTCCGGTACGACGAAGTTCTCGAGTCGGAGACCGCCTACACGATTCAGGTCCGGCGGGAGGACTCGGAGCCGCGCGACCGCGTCAACGTGACCGTCCCGACCTGTGAGAGCGGGAACGCCGGCCGCACGGTCAGCGTCAGGGCCCAGCCGGACGGCCTCGGCGTCATCCCGTGGGGATGCGAGGACTCCGACTACACCCTCCGCGAACTCGAGTACAGGAGTCCGGAGGAGTACGCCGTCGACCCGCCGGCGGGCACCGGCACCCCAACCGGAACGGGGAGCCCGACAGGAACGGATCCGCCGAACGGAACCGACGGCGGGTGACTCGTCGTCGGAACGGGCGTTACCCGTTTCCGTCGCCGTCCGCCGACAGCTCCGACGCGTCGGGCGTGGTCATGTCAGCCTCGATGGTCGCCCAGCCGTCGAAGTCCTCGGGCCCGCGGTCGCCCGTCGAGTAGTCGTAGGCGTCGCCGGGCGCGTTGTAGTTCATCACGCTCGGGTACGTCTCGTAGGGATACTGTGCGTCGATGCCGCGGTAGTCGTACTCCGTCAGGCCGAGCGAGTGGCCGAGTTCGTGCATGAAGACCTGTCCGGTCTGGTCGCCGCACTCCACGAGGAACCACGGCTCCAGCCAGCGCGCGAAGCCGGTCGTGTCCCCGTCGGCGGTCCGCGCCTCGTCGGCCAGCAGCGCGTAGTGGTACCCCTTGCCCTCGCGGTCGAAGTGCTCGTCCGCGTAGTCGCCGAGATCGTTGCTGTCGCCGGCCGGATCCGCGCCGTAGACGACGTCGGCCTCGGGCACCGTCTCGCCCTCGATCAGGTGCAGCGAGATGCCCTCGGAGCCGTCGGGATTGTCGACCGGCGACGTCTCGAACGCCTCGGTCAGTCGCGTCCGGGCCTCGCCGGAGAGCGAGCAACCCGGCGTGGAATCGACCTCGACGTAGACGTCCGTCCGGGTCGGGTCGGCGTCGGGCAGCGTCTCCTCCGCGTTCACCTCGGCGCCGTCGGGGAGTCCGTCACCGTCCGTGTCGGACTCGTTCGGGTCGGTGCCCAGTTCCCGCTCCCGCGCGTCCGAGAGTCCGTCGCCGTCGCTGTCGGTCGCGTTGCCGGCATCGGTCGCGTTCTCGTCCTCGGGAGCTCCCTCACCGCCCGACGCGTTCTCGGGATCGATCGCCTCCTCGAGGCCGGTCGTCGCGTTCGCCGGGTCGATCGCGCCGCCGCCCGACGCCCCGTCGTCGGCTCCGCCGCTGTCCGCTTCCGTCGCGGACTGGTCGCCGTCGTTCGTCGCCGACTCGTTCGTGCCGTTCGTCGTCGACTCGTCGGTCGCTGACGGAGTCGACTCGCCGCTTTCGTTCGTGGTCGATCCGCCGGTGTCGCCGGCCGCAGACTGGTCGTCGGTCGAAGTCGTCGACTCGTCCGCTCCGTCAGTCGCGTTTCCCTCGTCGCTCCCGGACTCGTTCTCCGGGGTGCCCTCCTGCTGGGCCCCCATCGCCGCGTCGCCGCCGTCGCTCTCGTCGGACGCGTTACCGGGGTCGTTCGGGTCCGTCGGGTCGGTGCCCTGGAGCCACTCCTCGCCGTCGCCGATCCCGTCGCCGTCGGTGTCCCAGTCGGCCAGGTTCGTGCCGATCTCGTCCTCCCGCTGATCAGACAGTCCGTCGCCGTCGGAGTCCGTCACGGACAGGTTCGAGTCGGGGTCGTTCGGGTCCGTCCCCCGCGCCAGTTCGTCGTAGTCGGTGTAGCCGTCACCGTCGGAGTCGCGCACGGGGAAGTCGTCGGCGTCGGTCGGATCAGTCCCGGCCTCGGCCTCGGCGGCGTCAGAGAACCCGTCGCCGTCCGAGTCCGCGTCACCCGCGGGCGTCTCCTCTGCGGGCGTCTCGGTCTGTGAGTCCGTCTGGTTCGCTGTCGTCGTCTCGGTCGCAGTCTCTGTCGTCGTCTCCGTCTCGGTCGCAGTCTCTGTCGTCGTCTCCGTCTCGGTCGCAGTCTCTGTCGTCGTCTCCGTCTCGGTCGCAGTCTCTGTCGTCGTCTCCGTCTCGGTTTCCGTCGACGAGTCCGCCTCCGTGGCCGTATCACTATCGGTCGCGGTCTCCGTCTCGGTCGTCTCCTCGGAACCCGGATCGCTCGGATCCGTCGGGTCGGTGCCCTGGAGGTACTCCTCGCCATCACCGATCCCGTCGCCGTCGGTGTCCCAGTCGGCCAGGTTCGTGCCGAGTTCGTCCTCGAGCTGGTCGGTCAGGCCGTCGCCGTCGGAGTCGGACACGGCCGGGTTCGAGTCGGGGTCGTTCGGGTCCGTTCCGCGCTCGCGCTCGTCGTAGTCGGTGTAGCCGTCCCCGTCGGAGTCGACCGGATCGGCGGGCTGGGCGGCCGCCGGTCCGGCCGCCAGCCCGACCAGCACGGCCAGACCGACGGCGACCGCCGCCCAGCGCACCTCGGCCCTCATCGGTGACCACCGTCCGTCCACCGCTCCGGTGGGGTCGGGTTCGTTCGTCCAGCGACGCTGTGTCCATCGTCAGTCCACGTCCCGCACCGCCTTCGGTGGGAAGGCATACGCCGCCCTCTGTGATTTTTGGGTATTGTTATTGGGCGGAAAACGCCGGTAACGTCGGCCTGTGGCGGTCGGCGAGGGAACGGCGTGGTGACGCCGGCCGTCGCAACTGTCAGCGTGGGTCAGACGGGAAATGCGACGTGAACGCCGGTATCGAACGGTCTTTCCGCGCGCTAAGCTCTGGTTACTGCCCGATACAGTCCGCCCTCGCTCCGGGACGCGTCGACCAGTCCGGCCGGATGGTCGTTCGATTCCGACGTCAGTCAGCGGCACCGGTGGCATCGAACGAGGGCTCCGGTATCGAACCGGATCGGCCGAAACGGAGTGGCGTGAACGACCCCTTCGCGAGAACTACTGCCCGAGAACGATCGACGAAAAGTCCCGCTGCGTTACGCCAGCGGGAAGATCGACGAGAGGAACAGCGTCGTGATCAGGCCGGTGACCGCGATGAGCGTCGTCAGGACGGTCCAGGTACGCAGCGTCTCGCCCTGAGTGAGACCACCGATCTCCTTGACCAGCCAGAACCCGGAGTCGTTGTACCACGAGCAGATGTTCCCGCCCGCGCCGATGGCCATCACGAGATAGGCGGGGTGGACGGACAGCGCCGAGATTTGCGGCGCCATGATGCCTGCAGTCGTGAGCATCGCGGCAGTGGCCGAGCCCTGTGCGATCCGGACGACCGCGGCGACGAGCCAGGCGGTGACGATCATCGGGATACCGACCCCGCTCAGCGCGGCGGTGATGTAGTCGCCGAGGCCGGAGGCCGCCAGTAGCGCGCCGAACGCGCCGCCGGCCGCGGTGATCGCGGCGATGTTGCCACCGCTCTTGAGGGCCTCGGTGAGTTCCTCGGTCCACTCGTCGCGGTCCATGCCGCTGTACCGGTAGAACGTCCACGCCGAGGCCAGGGCGGCGACGGTGAGTGCGACGTTCTTGTCCCCGAGGAACGCCACGACGGGCTGGACCTCTGCCAGGGTCGGCCAGACCTCCTGGAAGGCGTCCACGGCGGTCGCCGCGCCGACGAGCACCACGGCGAGGAGAATCGGCAGCGAAGACTCGAGGACGCCGGGGAGGCTGCTGGTGTCCCGGTTGGCGATGTCCTCCAGTTCCTCGGTCGAGCTCGCCATGGCGTCCCGCAGCGGGATGTCCATGCGCGCGTTGAGCCAGCGCCCGTAGCCGATGCCGGCGACGATGGCCGCGGGAATCGCCATCGCGACGCCGATCAGAATCGTGATGCCGAGGTCGACGCCGAGTTCGGCGGCGACCGCGAGCGGACCGGGCGTCGGCGGCACGAACACGTGTGCCGTCGCGGCGCCGGCGCCGACGACCACGATGAACAGCGTGTAGTCCCGGCCGACGCGGGCCCGCATCGAACGGGCCAGCGGTGCCATCAGGTAGAACACGCTGTCGAAGAACACCGGAATCGCGAGGACGCTACTGCTGCCCCACAGTGCGATGTCGGAGTTCTCCTCACCGAGCAGGTTCTGGAACCCGCGAACGATGCGCTGGGCCGCACCGCTCTCGAGCATCGACTTGCCGATGATCGCGGCCATCAGTATCGGTATCCCGATTCCAGCCATTCCGCTGCCGAACGCGTCCGCCGTCGCCGTGGCTGCCTCCGGCAGAGCGAAGTCCTGCACGAAGGCGGCGTTGATCACGCCGACGAAGAAAGCCGCCATGATCAGCCCGACGAACGCCGGCAGATCCAGCACGACCAGCAGTAGCACGACCGCTGCGAGTCCGAGAAGGAACGTCAACAGCGGACTGTGTGCGAATTCAATTGCCATCTGTTACTACCTCACATCAGTATCACCTGTACTACGGTTATAAATAACTATTGGTGTTGTACATATTTATTAGGTGTTTGACCTCACCGCCCTATTGCGATTTTACCGATATTGGATAGAGAGATTATCATAACCCACGTTTATACTATATAATGAAAGAGTGTGTTCACCAGACGGTTCTCGGTACGATGTGGTCGATATCCAGGCAAATGCGGACGAGTCGAGCGGAGAGGCCGGCGGTGCGTCGGAGGAAAAGACTGGCAGTCGGCCAGCGATGCCATCAGGCTATCAGACGATCGAAGAGAAACGACGAAAGCTGGTCACCGGGAGACGACCAGCGGGAGTCACCCGAGCCCGGCCGCACACAGCTCGGCCGGACGCCAGTAGGCTCGCTGCGCTCGGTTGGACGCCAGCGTTACCCGAACATCTGGCGCATCATCGGGTGCATCTCCATGAGCTGCTCCTCGGCAATCTCCTCGTACAGCTTGTACGTGATAGAGACCGTCAGCAGCAGGCCCGTACCGGAGACGCTCCCGATGGTACCCAGCATGTTGGCCATGACGGCTAGCAGCCCGACGAGCGCGCCGCCGATGACCGTCACCTGCGGGATGTAGCGCTCGAGGACCTTCTCGATGACGCCGACGTTCTGCCGGAAGCCGGGGATCTGCATCCCGGAGTTGTGGATCTGCTGGGCGGTCGACTCCGGACCCATGTCCGTCGTCTCGACCCAGAAGACCGCGAAGATGGCGCCGCCGATGACCATCACGGTGAGGTCGATGCCGACGCGGACCAGCACCTTCGCGGCCGGCTGGCTGGCCTCACCGAGCCACCACATCCAGTCGCCTCGCGACTGGATCGGGGCCAGGTAGTAGAACAGCCCGCCGGTCGGGCTACCGTTGCTGTAGGTGCCCAGCCACGCGGGCATGTTCCCGAGCTGGGAGTTGAGGATCTGCCCCAGGAACTGCAAGTTAGCCTGGAGCGCCCGGACGAGGATCATCGGCAGGACGCTCGCGTAGATGAGCTTCACGGGGAAGCGACCGCGTGCGCCCTTGACCCGCGCGTTCGAGAGCGGGATCTCGACCCGGACGGACTCGGCGTAGACGACCACGACGAAGATGAGCACCGTCGTGATCAGTCCCAGGACGTTCCCCTGCCCGACGAACAGCGTCTGGAGGCCGCTCGGCGAGAGCAGCTGCACGCCCGCGTCGCCGAAAACGATGTTCCACCAGGCGGGCAGGAGCCCGAGCTGGTTGCCGCCGAGCATCGGGTGACCGAACAGGCCGCCCATCAGCCGCTGGCTCACGCCGGCGACGATGAACAGGCCGATACCGCTCCCGACGCCCCACTTGGAGATGACCTCGTCCATGAACAGGATGAGGACGCCGCCGACGGCGATCTGGGCGAAGATCAGCCACTGTACGGCCGCGAGCGGCACGCCCAGCGACTGGGCGACCGCCGGGTCCGCCGGCAGGAAGTTGCCGGCGAACACCATCGGCAGGCCGGTCAGGCAGATCATCACCAGCACCAGGAACTTCTGGAGGCCCTGGTAGAGGATCTGGTCCCGGGGGTTGTTCTGGGTGTCCAGACCCAGCAGGTTCGCACCGCCCAGCAGCTGCAGGACGATGCTGGCAGTCACGATCGGGCCGATCCCCAGCTGCATGATGCTCCCCTGGCCCACCGCCAGGATCGAACTGAACCGCCCGAAGACAGACCCCTGATTGGGGTCGAAGTCGAGGCCGAACAGCAGCACGTTCGTCAGGAAAAAGTACAGGACGAGCACGCCCGCCGTCCACGCGAGCTTGCGCTTGAACGGGACGTGCCCCTCCGGCCGGCGTACTGCCGGCATCCTGACGAGCACTGGTTCGGCGGCGTCCTTCCAGCTCATTGCTTATTCCTCGTCGGTATCTTCGTCGTCCTCGTCGTCGGCCCGCGCTTCAGCGCGCTCCTGGCCGCGCTCGGTCAGTTCGACGCTCCCGCCGGCGGCCTCGACCTTGTCGCGGGCTCCGTCGGAAAAGGCGTCGGCGACCAGTTCCAGCTCGTTGCGGACCTGGCCGGTACCGAGGACCTTCACGGCGTCGACCTCGTGGCCGTCGTCGACGACGTCCCGGACGTCGATCCGGTAGCCGCCGTCGGTCTCCTCGGCGACGTCCTCGGCCGCGAGGAGCGCGGCGTCCTCGTCGAGTTCGCGGACGTCGACCTCTGCGACGTCCTCCTTGACCTTCTCGGGACGGTCGAACCCTGACTTGCCGAGCGGTTCGTGGTTGTGGAACTCGTGCTTATCGCGCCCGGCCGCGCCGCGGCCGCCCCGATGGCCGGCCCCACGGCGGTTCTTGTGGGAACCGCCGCCGTGCGTGCGCGAGCCGCGCTGTCGCTTTTTCTTGCTGGTCATTATCGCATCGCCTCCAGGAGGTCGTCGATCTGCTCGGTGTCGTGCTTGCCGAGCTGTCCTCCTTCCTTGGTCGGGTGCTTGACTCCGTCGTGGCCGCCGCGGGGCGGGTGGAGACGGAGCGTCGGCGAGAGGCCCTCGTCCTGCAGCTTCGTCTCCTCGTCGATCAGCGCCTCGGCGAGGGCCGGGATGTCGTCGTAGTCGGTGTTCTCGGCGACCCAGTCGTCGTCGACGTCGGCGTCGCCCTCGGCGGGCTCGCCGCGGCGCGCGATGAGACGCTCGACCGTCTCCTGGCTGGGCTCGCCGTAGGCGACGAAGTCGTTGACCTTCGTCACCATGCCACGGTACGTGTCCGTCTCCGGGACGAAGGTGCAGTGGTTCACCTCGTGGACGTTGAGCATCTCCAGGGTGTCCGCGATGTCCTGGTTCATGTTCACGTCGCCACGGAGCTGGACAAGTGCCTGCATCATTCGATCACCTCGCGCTTCTCGAACGTGCGCTCGGGCACGCGCGCCTCGGCGGTGTTCTTCAGGGCGTTGAACGTCGCCTTGGCGAAGTTCACCGTCGTGCGCGTGTTGCCCGAGGAGCGCGTCCAGATGTCCTCGATGCCTGCGAGTTCGAGAACCTTTCGGACGGTCTCCCCGCCCGCCAGGCCCAGCCCGCGCGGGGCGGGCTGGAGCTCGACCTCGACGCTGCCGGCCTTGCCGGTGGTGCGCAGCGCGACCGTGTGGGGGCGGCCGCAGCCACACTCCCAGGACCCGCAGCCCCGGGAGACGTCGATGAGGTTGAGCTTCCCGATGTTGATCGCCTTCTGGATCGCACCGCCGACCTGGTCGTCACGCCCCTCGGCGTAGCCGACGAGGCCGTCGCGGTTGCCCACCACGACGACGCAGCGGAACTTCACCCGGCGCCCGGAGTCGGTCATGCGCTGGACCATGTTGATGTCCAGCACCTCGTCCTCCAGGTCCGGGACCAGCTGGTCGACGATCTCCGGTTCCTTCAGCGGCAGGCCCGAGTTGAGGGCCTCCTGCATCGTGTCGATCTCGCCGTCCGCGACCTGTCGACCAAGCCGCGTCCGGGGCTCCCATCCATTACTCATAGTTCATCTGCCTCCAGTAGCGTCTCACGGATCTCGTCGAAGTGCTCGGGCAGTTCCGTCGCGTCGAACTCCCCGCCGTACAGGTCGCCATCGACCTGCTCGGCGTACTCGGCGACGTGGGCACCGCGCGTGCGCTGCCAGTCGGCGAGCACGTCGTCGTTGTGGGGGATCTCGAGACCCGCGTCGATTGCACCTTCCTGTACTGCGAACACCTTGCTGCCGGGCGTCGGGGTGTTGAGCCCGATGTCCAGCACAGCCTCCTCGACGCCCGCCTCGACGGCGCGGCGTCCCGCGAGGAGACCGGTGAGGTAGGCCGCGGGCACGTTGCCCGTCGGGGCCTCCCAGCCGAAGTCGCGCAGGTCGCGCGACTCGGCGGCAGCAAGCGTTCGATCGCCGTCGGGCCCGACCGTCACCAGCTGCGCCCTGACGTGCTTGTTGCTCTTGCGAGCAACGAGGCGGGGCTTGCCGGATTTCAGCAGGCGCAACCGCTGATGGTAGTCCGTCCGGGCCTCGCGGCGTCGCCGCATCGGCACCGTGTATCGTGGTCCTGTCGCCATTATTCGTCACCGTAGTTTGCTTCGACGTACCGTTCGAGGTCGGCGACGCTGTCGAACTCGCCGCCGCCCGCCCGGTCGTACAGTTCGCGGTACTCCGAGCTATCGAGCGTGCCCTCTTCGTCGCGGAGTTCCTTGAGCCGCTTGCGCTGCGCGCGGATCCGGGACTCCCAGTCCTCCTTGGGGTCCTGCCGGGCGCCGGCCTTGCCCTTGCGGGAGCCGGGACCCGACTGGTGCCCGTAGGCACGCTTCGCCTGGCGCTCCCGCGCGCGACCGCGCGAGTTGCCCGTGGCGTCTTTCGCCTCGATAGCGCCCTCGTCGATCAGTTCGCGGACGTCCTCGCGGGTGATCGCGTCGGCCAGGTCGCCCTGTCGTTCAGGGTCGAACCAGACCTTGTTCTTCCCGACGTCGAGGATGTCCGCTGCGAGTCGCTTCTGTGCGCTCAGGTCAGTCATTCTGACACCTCCACTTCCTCGTAGGTGGGGTTGAGCACGCGGATGCCCTCTTCCTCGGCGACCTCCTCGATGCGCTCGCGCTTGCGACCGCCGACCTTGGAGGCGATCCGAACGGCCTCCGTGTCGCCGTCGACGCCCTCGAGGTCGTCCACGTTGTGCACGCGGACCTCCTCGAAGCCGGAGGGGTGCTTGCCGCGCACCGCCGTCGGGCTGCGGAAGCCGGCCTGGACGGTGTCGCCCTTGCCCTTGACGCCGCGGCGCTGCTTCGAGAGCGTGCCGCGGGGCTTGCGCCAGGAGGTCGGCACGCGCTTCTTCTTGTGGTAGTCCTGGCGGTTGAACTGGGGCTTGCCGACGCGCCGGCGCTGTTCGAGGAGGCGTTCCTCCTCCTCGTCGAGGTCGGGCGTCTTGTCGACGAGCCCGCGCGGGCGGAGTTCCGTCTCGACGTCCTCCGCCGTCTCCTCGGGCGCCTCGGGTTCCTCTTCCTCGACCTCGGCCTCGGTCTCCGCTTCGACCTCGAGACCGCCGACGTCCGCCTTGATGCGGGCCGCCAGCGCGTTCCCGATGCCGCTGACCTCGGCCAGGTCCGACTGGTCGGCACCGCGGACGTCGTCCACGGCGTCGAAGCCGGCCTCGCGGAGCGACTCGGCCTTCGAGTCGCCGACGCCGCTGATGTCGGTCAGGTCCTCGAACTCCTCGTCGTCCTGCTCGTCCTCGGCCTCCGCTTCCGCTTCGGCCTCCTCGGCGCGCTGGTCGGGGTCCTCGACGGGTTCGCCGGCCGAGGGGTCCTCGGACTCGATGTCCTCCTCGGCGGCCTCGCCCTGCGGGAGTCCCGACTCGTCGGCGTTGGCGTCAGTGGTTCGTGAGTTGTCGTCGTCGGCCATCAGGCGTCACCTCGGTTCGGTTTCTCGGTGATGTACACGCCGTCCTGGAACACCCTGACGTCCTTGTCGTTGACGCGGGTGAGCTGTTCGATGTCGGCGGCGGTCTGGCCGACGGCCTCGATGTCCGGACCGGAGAGGGTGATCTCCTCGCCGTCGATCTGGACGTCGGTGTCGCCGTGGACGGGCGTCCGTCGGGGCGCCTTCTCACCGAGGAAGTTCTCGATGACGACGTCGCCGTTCTCGACGGCCACGTCCATCGGGAAGTGGGAGTAGAAGACCTCCATCTGATACTCCCAGCCCTCGGTGACCCCGTGGAACATGTTCTCCACGTGGCTCTCGAAGGTCCCGATGGTCGACCGGGTCTTGGCGTCGCTCTCGTCGGACTCGACGACGACGCTGCCGTCCTCGACGGACACGTCGACGTCCGGGTACCAGAGCCGCCGCGTTACGCTACCTTCCGGCCCGTCGACCGTCAGCTCGAGATGGTCCATCTCGGCGCTGACGTCCTCGGGCACCTGTAGTTCTACTCGTGGCATTGTCAGTACACGTACGCGATGACCTGGCCACCGACGCCCTCCTCGCGGGCGTCGTAGTGGCTCATGATGCCGTGGCTGGTCGTGACGACGAGCGTGCCGTAGTCGCGGGCGGGGAGGAACCGCTTCTCCCACTTCTCGAACTCGTCTGCGCCCGCGGAGTAGCGGGGCTTGACCGGACCACATTCGTTGATGGCACCTTTCAGTTCGATCTCGAACTGACCGGCCTTGCCGTCGTCGACGAACGTGAATCCGTCGATGTACCCGCGGTCGTAGAAGACCTCGAGTACGCTGCCGATCTCGTTCGAGGCGGGCTGTACCGTCTGCTCCAGGTGGCCGACGCTCTCCGCGTTGTCGATCGCCGAGAGCGCGCTGGCGAGTGGGTCGTTCTCCGTCATGGTTAGCTGTACTTATCGAAGCCCATGCCCCGGGAGATCTCCCGGAAGCACTGGCGACACAGCCAGATGTCGTACTTGCCGACCAGGCCCTGCTCGCGCCCGCAGCGCTGGCACTCCTGGATCTGTCCCGTGGGGACGTCTTCGTGTTCGGCCTCGGAC
This genomic interval from Halomicrobium urmianum contains the following:
- a CDS encoding GntP family permease → MAIEFAHSPLLTFLLGLAAVVLLLVVLDLPAFVGLIMAAFFVGVINAAFVQDFALPEAATATADAFGSGMAGIGIPILMAAIIGKSMLESGAAQRIVRGFQNLLGEENSDIALWGSSSVLAIPVFFDSVFYLMAPLARSMRARVGRDYTLFIVVVGAGAATAHVFVPPTPGPLAVAAELGVDLGITILIGVAMAIPAAIVAGIGYGRWLNARMDIPLRDAMASSTEELEDIANRDTSSLPGVLESSLPILLAVVLVGAATAVDAFQEVWPTLAEVQPVVAFLGDKNVALTVAALASAWTFYRYSGMDRDEWTEELTEALKSGGNIAAITAAGGAFGALLAASGLGDYITAALSGVGIPMIVTAWLVAAVVRIAQGSATAAMLTTAGIMAPQISALSVHPAYLVMAIGAGGNICSWYNDSGFWLVKEIGGLTQGETLRTWTVLTTLIAVTGLITTLFLSSIFPLA
- the secY gene encoding preprotein translocase subunit SecY, with the protein product MSWKDAAEPVLVRMPAVRRPEGHVPFKRKLAWTAGVLVLYFFLTNVLLFGLDFDPNQGSVFGRFSSILAVGQGSIMQLGIGPIVTASIVLQLLGGANLLGLDTQNNPRDQILYQGLQKFLVLVMICLTGLPMVFAGNFLPADPAVAQSLGVPLAAVQWLIFAQIAVGGVLILFMDEVISKWGVGSGIGLFIVAGVSQRLMGGLFGHPMLGGNQLGLLPAWWNIVFGDAGVQLLSPSGLQTLFVGQGNVLGLITTVLIFVVVVYAESVRVEIPLSNARVKGARGRFPVKLIYASVLPMILVRALQANLQFLGQILNSQLGNMPAWLGTYSNGSPTGGLFYYLAPIQSRGDWMWWLGEASQPAAKVLVRVGIDLTVMVIGGAIFAVFWVETTDMGPESTAQQIHNSGMQIPGFRQNVGVIEKVLERYIPQVTVIGGALVGLLAVMANMLGTIGSVSGTGLLLTVSITYKLYEEIAEEQLMEMHPMMRQMFG
- a CDS encoding uL15m family ribosomal protein; this translates as MTSKKKRQRGSRTHGGGSHKNRRGAGHRGGRGAAGRDKHEFHNHEPLGKSGFDRPEKVKEDVAEVDVRELDEDAALLAAEDVAEETDGGYRIDVRDVVDDGHEVDAVKVLGTGQVRNELELVADAFSDGARDKVEAAGGSVELTERGQERAEARADDEDDEDTDEE
- the rpmD gene encoding 50S ribosomal protein L30; amino-acid sequence: MQALVQLRGDVNMNQDIADTLEMLNVHEVNHCTFVPETDTYRGMVTKVNDFVAYGEPSQETVERLIARRGEPAEGDADVDDDWVAENTDYDDIPALAEALIDEETKLQDEGLSPTLRLHPPRGGHDGVKHPTKEGGQLGKHDTEQIDDLLEAMR
- a CDS encoding 30S ribosomal protein S5 yields the protein MSNGWEPRTRLGRQVADGEIDTMQEALNSGLPLKEPEIVDQLVPDLEDEVLDINMVQRMTDSGRRVKFRCVVVVGNRDGLVGYAEGRDDQVGGAIQKAINIGKLNLIDVSRGCGSWECGCGRPHTVALRTTGKAGSVEVELQPAPRGLGLAGGETVRKVLELAGIEDIWTRSSGNTRTTVNFAKATFNALKNTAEARVPERTFEKREVIE
- a CDS encoding 50S ribosomal protein L18, whose product is MATGPRYTVPMRRRREARTDYHQRLRLLKSGKPRLVARKSNKHVRAQLVTVGPDGDRTLAAAESRDLRDFGWEAPTGNVPAAYLTGLLAGRRAVEAGVEEAVLDIGLNTPTPGSKVFAVQEGAIDAGLEIPHNDDVLADWQRTRGAHVAEYAEQVDGDLYGGEFDATELPEHFDEIRETLLEADEL
- a CDS encoding 50S ribosomal protein L19e; the encoded protein is MTDLSAQKRLAADILDVGKNKVWFDPERQGDLADAITREDVRELIDEGAIEAKDATGNSRGRARERQAKRAYGHQSGPGSRKGKAGARQDPKEDWESRIRAQRKRLKELRDEEGTLDSSEYRELYDRAGGGEFDSVADLERYVEANYGDE
- a CDS encoding 50S ribosomal protein L32e; its protein translation is MESEDPSAGEPVEDPDQRAEEAEAEAEAEDEQDDEEFEDLTDISGVGDSKAESLREAGFDAVDDVRGADQSDLAEVSGIGNALAARIKADVGGLEVEAETEAEVEEEEPEAPEETAEDVETELRPRGLVDKTPDLDEEEERLLEQRRRVGKPQFNRQDYHKKKRVPTSWRKPRGTLSKQRRGVKGKGDTVQAGFRSPTAVRGKHPSGFEEVRVHNVDDLEGVDGDTEAVRIASKVGGRKRERIEEVAEEEGIRVLNPTYEEVEVSE
- a CDS encoding 50S ribosomal protein L6, encoding MPRVELQVPEDVSAEMDHLELTVDGPEGSVTRRLWYPDVDVSVEDGSVVVESDESDAKTRSTIGTFESHVENMFHGVTEGWEYQMEVFYSHFPMDVAVENGDVVIENFLGEKAPRRTPVHGDTDVQIDGEEITLSGPDIEAVGQTAADIEQLTRVNDKDVRVFQDGVYITEKPNRGDA
- a CDS encoding 30S ribosomal protein S8, translated to MTENDPLASALSAIDNAESVGHLEQTVQPASNEIGSVLEVFYDRGYIDGFTFVDDGKAGQFEIELKGAINECGPVKPRYSAGADEFEKWEKRFLPARDYGTLVVTTSHGIMSHYDAREEGVGGQVIAYVY
- a CDS encoding 30S ribosomal protein S14, encoding MSESEEAANDGAESEAEHEDVPTGQIQECQRCGREQGLVGKYDIWLCRQCFREISRGMGFDKYS